From the genome of Desulfovibrio psychrotolerans, one region includes:
- the larC gene encoding nickel pincer cofactor biosynthesis protein LarC, translating to MRSLYLDCAYGLGGDMVLAGLADMGVDFAPLQDMLHGAGIAARLEVHDVCRSGVAGRRMDVVWDDAQPLRHLADLTDILERMPLSAAVRGRAAAALRRLAEAEAAVHGVPVERVHFHEVGAIDTLADVAGCFWALEQLEVGEVVCSPLPWFTGTVECDHGTMPLPAPATLRLLEGKPVYPTRFTQEMITPTGALLVDAMADRFADGPEGVLLRSGLGYGSRDSGGGLRVLLLEAQPCRAACGVAGAEEGLERDEVVQLESNIDHLSGEELGYCFGVLMDAGALDVLYLPGVMKKNRPGGVLRVLCEPARLAGVQESFFRHTHTLGIRRTRVERVLVRRRGGVRETSLGPLATKEYALGDVAVSRPEHEAMAAFARKTGRSLPELRAMLFGQETPGDGSPE from the coding sequence ATGCGTTCACTCTATCTGGATTGTGCCTACGGGCTGGGCGGAGACATGGTGCTGGCGGGACTGGCGGATATGGGTGTGGATTTTGCCCCGTTGCAGGACATGCTGCACGGGGCGGGCATAGCCGCCCGGCTGGAGGTGCATGATGTGTGCAGGAGCGGAGTGGCAGGCAGACGCATGGATGTGGTGTGGGATGACGCGCAGCCGTTGCGGCATCTGGCTGACCTGACGGATATTCTGGAGAGGATGCCCCTTTCTGCCGCTGTGCGCGGACGTGCCGCTGCGGCACTGCGCCGTCTGGCAGAGGCGGAGGCGGCTGTGCACGGCGTGCCCGTGGAACGGGTGCATTTTCATGAGGTGGGAGCCATAGACACGCTGGCGGATGTGGCGGGCTGCTTCTGGGCATTGGAGCAACTGGAGGTTGGCGAGGTGGTCTGCTCGCCGCTGCCGTGGTTCACGGGCACTGTGGAGTGCGACCACGGTACCATGCCGTTGCCTGCCCCTGCGACCTTGCGTCTGCTGGAGGGCAAGCCCGTGTATCCCACCCGGTTCACGCAGGAGATGATAACACCCACGGGGGCGTTGCTGGTGGATGCGATGGCGGACCGGTTTGCCGACGGGCCGGAAGGGGTGCTGCTGCGCAGCGGGCTGGGCTACGGCAGCCGTGATTCAGGCGGCGGCCTGCGGGTGTTGCTGCTGGAAGCGCAGCCATGCCGCGCTGCCTGCGGAGTTGCCGGTGCTGAGGAGGGATTGGAGCGTGATGAGGTGGTGCAACTGGAAAGCAATATTGACCACCTTTCCGGCGAGGAGCTGGGATACTGCTTTGGGGTGCTCATGGACGCGGGGGCGCTGGATGTGCTGTATCTGCCGGGGGTGATGAAGAAGAACAGGCCCGGCGGCGTGCTGCGGGTGCTGTGCGAGCCTGCGCGGCTGGCCGGGGTGCAGGAGTCCTTTTTCCGGCATACGCACACGCTGGGCATACGCCGCACCCGCGTGGAGCGCGTGCTGGTGCGGCGGCGCGGCGGGGTACGCGAGACGAGTCTCGGGCCGCTGGCGACCAAGGAGTATGCGCTGGGCGATGTGGCGGTCTCGCGGCCGGAGCACGAGGCTATGGCTGCCTTTGCACGCAAAACAGGGCGCAGCCTGCCCGAACTGCGTGCCATGCTGTTCGGGCAGGAGACTCCGGGGGACGGTTCCCCGGAATAG
- a CDS encoding CBS and ACT domain-containing protein, producing MLIRDWMTRNVITITPETSMMKASKLLKEHDISRLPVVDDAGRVVGIVSDRDIKEASPSKATTLDVHELYYLLSEIKVKDIMTVDPYCAKELDTVENAAVTMIGKKIGGMPVVDENGHIQGIITDSDIFEVLITITGVRYGGVQFAFELPNEPGTLKPIVDALREYNARIVSILTSMGNREGSAAFRVVNIRIMPMERAIENKIVEDLKSRFKMRFWARDNVHPLS from the coding sequence ATGCTTATCAGAGACTGGATGACCAGAAACGTCATCACCATAACCCCCGAAACGTCCATGATGAAGGCCTCCAAGCTGCTCAAGGAGCACGACATCAGCCGCCTGCCCGTAGTGGATGACGCGGGCCGCGTGGTGGGCATCGTTTCCGACCGGGACATCAAGGAGGCCTCGCCCTCCAAGGCTACCACCCTCGACGTACACGAACTCTACTACCTGCTGTCCGAAATCAAGGTCAAAGACATCATGACCGTAGACCCCTACTGCGCCAAGGAACTGGACACGGTAGAAAACGCGGCCGTGACCATGATCGGCAAAAAGATAGGCGGCATGCCTGTGGTGGACGAAAACGGCCACATTCAGGGAATCATAACCGACAGCGACATCTTCGAGGTTCTCATCACCATCACCGGCGTGCGGTACGGCGGCGTGCAGTTCGCGTTTGAACTGCCCAACGAACCCGGCACCCTCAAGCCCATCGTGGACGCCCTGCGCGAATACAACGCGCGCATCGTCTCCATTCTCACCTCCATGGGCAACCGCGAAGGCAGTGCAGCCTTCCGCGTGGTGAACATCCGCATCATGCCCATGGAACGGGCCATTGAGAACAAGATCGTGGAAGACCTGAAGTCCCGCTTCAAAATGCGCTTCTGGGCGCGGGACAACGTGCATCCCCTGAGCTAG
- a CDS encoding TusE/DsrC/DsvC family sulfur relay protein: MANVSFKGKDFEVDEDGFLLRFEEWSPEWVDFVKESEGIAEITEDHQKILDFLQDYYKKNGIAPMVRILSKNTGFKLKQVYELFPSGPGKGACKMAGLPKPTGCV, from the coding sequence ATGGCTAATGTTTCTTTTAAAGGCAAAGATTTCGAAGTTGATGAAGACGGTTTCCTCTTGCGCTTTGAAGAATGGTCCCCCGAGTGGGTTGACTTCGTGAAGGAATCCGAAGGCATCGCAGAAATCACCGAAGACCATCAGAAGATTCTCGACTTCCTGCAGGACTACTACAAGAAGAACGGCATCGCACCCATGGTGCGTATCCTTTCCAAGAACACCGGCTTCAAGCTGAAGCAGGTATACGAACTGTTCCCCTCCGGCCCCGGCAAGGGAGCATGTAAGATGGCTGGCCTGCCCAAGCCCACCGGCTGCGTGTAG
- a CDS encoding ABC transporter substrate-binding protein produces the protein MLMKKVLLCLLVAGSLLVGGCGADEDKARPQAAAPEGGSWEEILEKARGSRVAWYMYGGMANANRWVDEYVAPEVLRRYGITLERVPMDAPVFVNKLLAEKAAGRAQGTMDLLWINGENFRNAREADLLYGPVTHLLPNFAAYADPAEAATDFGYPVDGYEAPYGRAQFVLEYDSSRTATPPDSLEALKEWVRVNPGRFTYPQPPDFTGSAFVRQAFYALTGGHEQYMEGFSQELYDRNAPRLWAYLNEIEPYLWQGGQTYPKDPAAQALLFARGEVDFMMAYHPVHAQSRILEGTYPATTRTFVMREGSIFNTHFTAVPFNAPNVNGALVVMNFLLSPDAQVSKLDPANWGDFPAIDMERLAPEEAARFAAVDLGAATLGTEVLGAVAVPEIPAQWLEALEQGWLDNVLRK, from the coding sequence ATGCTGATGAAGAAGGTTCTGCTGTGCCTGCTGGTGGCGGGCAGCCTGCTGGTGGGCGGGTGCGGCGCGGACGAGGACAAGGCGCGCCCGCAGGCGGCAGCCCCGGAAGGGGGGAGCTGGGAGGAGATTCTGGAGAAGGCGCGCGGCAGCCGGGTGGCGTGGTATATGTATGGCGGCATGGCCAACGCCAACCGCTGGGTGGACGAGTATGTGGCACCCGAAGTGCTCAGGCGGTACGGGATTACGCTTGAACGTGTGCCCATGGACGCCCCGGTTTTTGTGAACAAGCTGCTTGCGGAGAAGGCGGCGGGCAGGGCGCAGGGGACCATGGACCTGTTATGGATAAACGGGGAGAACTTTCGCAATGCCCGCGAAGCGGACCTGTTATACGGCCCGGTGACACATCTTTTGCCCAATTTTGCGGCTTATGCGGACCCTGCGGAGGCGGCTACGGACTTCGGCTATCCTGTGGACGGCTATGAGGCGCCATACGGCAGGGCACAGTTCGTTCTGGAATATGACAGCTCGCGCACGGCGACTCCGCCCGATTCCCTGGAGGCGTTGAAGGAGTGGGTGCGCGTGAATCCCGGCAGGTTCACCTATCCGCAGCCGCCGGATTTCACGGGGTCTGCGTTTGTGCGGCAGGCGTTTTACGCCCTGACGGGCGGACACGAGCAATACATGGAGGGGTTCAGTCAGGAGCTGTATGACCGGAACGCCCCCAGACTGTGGGCGTACCTGAATGAGATTGAACCGTATCTGTGGCAGGGCGGGCAGACGTACCCCAAAGACCCTGCGGCACAGGCACTGCTCTTTGCGCGCGGAGAGGTGGATTTTATGATGGCGTACCATCCGGTGCATGCGCAGTCCAGAATTCTGGAAGGGACGTATCCGGCTACGACGCGGACGTTTGTCATGCGGGAAGGGTCCATATTCAACACCCATTTTACCGCTGTTCCGTTCAATGCGCCCAATGTGAACGGGGCTCTGGTGGTGATGAATTTTCTGCTTTCGCCCGACGCGCAGGTTTCCAAGCTGGACCCTGCGAACTGGGGGGATTTTCCCGCCATAGACATGGAGCGGCTTGCGCCGGAAGAGGCGGCGCGTTTTGCCGCGGTGGACCTTGGCGCGGCAACGCTGGGAACCGAGGTTCTGGGAGCGGTGGCAGTGCCTGAGATTCCCGCCCAGTGGCTGGAGGCGCTGGAGCAGGGGTGGCTGGACAATGTGCTGCGCAAGTGA
- a CDS encoding PAS domain-containing sensor histidine kinase, translated as MHRGSSIFLALLAGMGFFACASWYAVQDARTERGRIVAEAQARAQAHAAHVAADLARDLSHAQMLLAQLPETLGNQPANDAEGGADRALAVFLQEISMHFSVMQFSRLRNFYVVGEEGVILYSMVPTRQPCADLARIDPDDGGDEGETRLLACPETWDADRHDGQPAVLVWRTVRMDNTLAGRGGTRGVAVAELQLAPMGVHAGSVLGPELSFAALFKAGGASLSQQNRVPSRTGGVLYAVWQAAPVLPSVLLRDVYPFSRIPREFLELGGATVTDVETHVIAVMPVEGVWPVHFAAAYPLESLLAGWERNRINALWIAALLSVVTGGCLLLVVQLSRRRMEAVEALRGSELFARQMQMLRETVVQAGERETVDEVVAVFLKNASGFVQAPVVVVALFGLSPSCPVGVHGDRRQDGGGTAGVPAAPDLCTVSVTMEKRSRPDIHWHLEGGQTYDPLRAGIEHALHTEYVRTLAEPLRMPDVAAYPLVFGGDREVERLVGRGCFVPFVEPDNRLVFGAFFARNDNSAAEAYDDEALETLFEQAAFALSRIISHKRMEEALHVQESLYRGMFENVGFAKLLADPQTGDILDANIAAVEFFGHDRSALLNMSLWDLHVAGEAAVRALYRRALRTCGHVLETRQRTADGQEKDVEVHAAPIEMDGSTRLFLSLYDVTRRKQVEAALARSEQHLRSIVEKAPVALSICDATGRFVYVNPAFAALFGYAPQEMPGTAFSLLFRDEDLSEFTRFLHLFLQEGEDASREWTMRRKDDELRTVLVHCSLMSSAEGLPQIVSFALDITERQRMEDMMVQSEKMASVGGLAAGMAHEINNPLGGILQGYQNVHRRLDPELPANRTAAEQVGVSLDDVRKYLEERGILRFLSGIRECAERAARITSNMLDFSRRGESVYLAARLDELLDRALDLAMADYDLNKRYDFKSVTIVREYAEDMPPVHCVRTEIEQVALNLFKNAAQAMGDASPPIENPVITVRTMVQDDMAVFEVEDNGPGMPKTVARRVFEPFFTTKRAGEGTGLGLSVSYFIITNNHRGSVSLDTVPGRGTRFTIRLPYQRNA; from the coding sequence ATGCATCGAGGTAGCAGCATCTTTCTGGCGCTTCTGGCGGGCATGGGCTTTTTTGCCTGCGCCTCGTGGTATGCCGTGCAAGATGCCCGGACAGAACGCGGCCGGATTGTGGCGGAGGCGCAGGCCCGGGCGCAGGCTCATGCTGCGCATGTGGCAGCGGACCTTGCGCGCGACTTGAGCCATGCCCAGATGCTGCTGGCGCAGCTTCCCGAGACACTGGGGAACCAGCCGGCAAACGATGCAGAAGGGGGCGCAGACCGTGCCCTTGCTGTGTTTCTTCAAGAAATTTCCATGCATTTCAGTGTAATGCAATTTTCCCGGCTGAGAAATTTTTATGTGGTCGGGGAAGAGGGCGTTATCTTGTACAGCATGGTGCCCACGCGCCAGCCCTGCGCGGACCTTGCCCGGATTGATCCCGATGACGGTGGCGACGAAGGTGAAACGCGCCTGCTTGCCTGTCCCGAGACGTGGGATGCGGACCGGCATGACGGGCAGCCCGCTGTTCTTGTCTGGCGGACGGTGCGGATGGACAATACCCTCGCCGGCAGGGGCGGAACGCGGGGAGTGGCTGTGGCAGAACTGCAGTTGGCCCCCATGGGCGTTCATGCCGGCAGCGTGCTTGGCCCTGAGCTGTCCTTTGCCGCGCTGTTCAAGGCGGGAGGGGCGAGTCTTTCGCAACAAAACCGGGTGCCCTCACGAACCGGAGGCGTCCTGTATGCCGTGTGGCAGGCTGCCCCAGTCCTTCCCTCTGTTCTGCTGCGCGATGTCTACCCTTTTTCCCGCATACCGCGTGAGTTTCTGGAACTGGGAGGGGCCACGGTGACGGATGTGGAAACCCACGTTATCGCCGTTATGCCCGTTGAGGGCGTTTGGCCCGTGCATTTTGCCGCCGCGTATCCGCTGGAGTCATTGCTGGCGGGATGGGAACGGAACAGGATAAACGCGTTGTGGATAGCCGCGTTGCTTTCTGTTGTGACCGGCGGCTGCCTGCTGCTTGTGGTGCAGCTTTCGCGCAGGCGCATGGAGGCTGTGGAAGCCCTGCGCGGCAGTGAACTGTTTGCGCGCCAGATGCAGATGCTGCGGGAAACCGTGGTGCAGGCGGGTGAAAGGGAAACCGTGGACGAGGTGGTGGCTGTCTTCCTGAAGAATGCGAGTGGATTTGTTCAGGCTCCGGTTGTTGTGGTTGCCTTGTTCGGGCTTTCGCCCTCGTGTCCCGTAGGTGTACACGGGGACAGGAGGCAGGATGGTGGTGGAACGGCGGGAGTGCCTGCCGCACCGGACCTGTGCACGGTATCTGTTACCATGGAGAAGCGTTCGCGACCGGATATTCACTGGCACCTTGAAGGCGGGCAGACCTATGACCCGCTCAGGGCAGGCATTGAGCACGCCTTGCACACTGAATATGTGCGCACCCTTGCCGAGCCGCTCCGGATGCCGGATGTGGCGGCGTATCCCCTTGTTTTCGGGGGGGATAGAGAGGTGGAAAGGCTTGTGGGCCGTGGCTGCTTTGTGCCTTTTGTCGAACCGGACAACAGGCTTGTATTCGGCGCTTTTTTTGCCCGCAATGACAATTCTGCAGCGGAAGCCTATGACGACGAGGCACTTGAGACGCTGTTTGAGCAGGCGGCGTTTGCCCTTTCGCGCATCATCAGCCACAAGCGGATGGAAGAGGCCCTGCATGTGCAGGAGTCGCTGTACCGGGGCATGTTTGAGAATGTGGGGTTTGCCAAGCTGCTGGCTGACCCGCAGACGGGAGACATTCTGGACGCCAACATCGCGGCGGTGGAATTTTTTGGCCATGACAGGAGCGCGCTGCTGAATATGAGCCTGTGGGACCTGCACGTGGCAGGCGAGGCTGCCGTGCGGGCCTTGTACCGGCGCGCCCTGCGTACATGCGGGCATGTTCTGGAAACACGGCAACGCACGGCGGACGGGCAGGAGAAGGATGTGGAGGTGCATGCCGCGCCCATTGAAATGGACGGAAGCACACGGTTGTTCCTGTCACTTTACGATGTTACGCGGCGCAAGCAGGTGGAAGCTGCGCTGGCGAGGAGCGAACAGCATCTGCGCAGTATTGTGGAAAAGGCGCCCGTTGCTCTTTCCATATGCGATGCCACAGGGCGTTTTGTGTATGTGAATCCGGCGTTTGCAGCCCTGTTCGGGTATGCGCCGCAGGAGATGCCGGGAACGGCTTTTTCTTTGCTGTTCCGGGACGAAGATCTGAGTGAATTCACCAGATTCTTGCATCTTTTCCTGCAGGAAGGCGAGGACGCGAGCCGCGAGTGGACCATGCGGCGAAAGGACGATGAACTGCGCACCGTGCTGGTGCATTGTTCGCTCATGTCCAGTGCGGAAGGGCTGCCGCAGATTGTTTCGTTTGCGCTGGATATAACGGAGCGCCAGCGCATGGAAGACATGATGGTGCAGAGTGAGAAAATGGCTTCTGTGGGTGGTCTGGCGGCAGGGATGGCCCACGAGATAAATAATCCGCTTGGCGGTATTCTTCAGGGATATCAGAATGTTCATCGCAGGCTCGACCCGGAGCTGCCCGCGAACAGGACTGCCGCCGAGCAGGTGGGCGTTTCGCTGGACGATGTGCGGAAATATTTGGAAGAACGTGGAATTCTGCGGTTTTTATCGGGTATCCGGGAGTGTGCGGAACGGGCGGCGCGGATAACGTCCAACATGCTGGATTTCAGCCGCAGGGGGGAGTCTGTCTATCTGGCTGCCCGGCTTGATGAGCTGCTGGACAGGGCGCTGGACCTTGCCATGGCCGATTATGACCTGAACAAGCGGTATGATTTTAAGTCCGTGACCATTGTCCGCGAGTATGCGGAGGATATGCCCCCTGTGCACTGCGTGCGCACCGAGATAGAGCAGGTGGCCCTGAATCTGTTCAAAAATGCCGCTCAGGCCATGGGCGATGCTTCGCCCCCCATAGAGAACCCCGTCATTACCGTGCGGACCATGGTGCAGGACGACATGGCCGTGTTTGAGGTGGAAGACAACGGACCCGGCATGCCCAAGACCGTGGCCCGGCGTGTGTTCGAGCCGTTCTTTACCACCAAGCGGGCCGGAGAGGGCACGGGGCTGGGGCTTTCTGTTTCCTACTTCATCATCACCAATAATCATCGCGGGTCGGTGAGTCTGGATACAGTTCCCGGCAGGGGAACACGGTTCACCATTCGCCTGCCGTATCAGCGTAACGCCTGA
- a CDS encoding FadR/GntR family transcriptional regulator: protein MKPGTEETPKTVRRVRLHEEIVAQIRELIERGELKSGDRLPAERRLAEIFRVSRHSVREAIRALEQQQIVTSRLGDGTYVLEKKEEQVIEPLATALEKCRGKLAEVLELRKLIEPQIASLAARHVTDAQLAGLRAQLDVQIAEIRGGNSGSEADCEFHKLIAAATGNSVLLEMVSRIHDLVEESRDFTLQNDHRRDWAIETHERILKALQERDPDAAFREMHDHIAYVEQLALKELGH, encoded by the coding sequence ATGAAACCGGGAACAGAAGAGACGCCCAAGACGGTGAGGCGGGTCAGGCTGCACGAGGAGATTGTGGCCCAGATACGCGAACTGATCGAACGGGGTGAGCTCAAGTCCGGCGACAGGTTGCCCGCCGAACGGAGACTTGCGGAAATATTCCGCGTTTCGCGCCATTCGGTGCGGGAGGCCATACGGGCTCTGGAGCAGCAGCAGATAGTGACCAGCAGGCTGGGCGACGGCACCTATGTGCTGGAGAAGAAGGAAGAGCAGGTCATAGAACCGCTGGCCACTGCTCTGGAGAAGTGCAGGGGAAAGCTGGCCGAGGTGCTTGAGCTGCGTAAGCTGATAGAACCCCAGATAGCCTCGCTTGCCGCCCGCCACGTAACGGATGCCCAACTGGCGGGGCTGCGGGCGCAACTGGACGTGCAGATAGCGGAAATACGCGGGGGGAACTCCGGGTCTGAAGCGGACTGCGAATTTCATAAGCTTATCGCGGCAGCCACAGGGAACAGCGTGCTGCTGGAAATGGTGAGCCGTATTCATGACCTTGTGGAAGAGAGCCGTGACTTTACCCTGCAGAACGACCACAGGCGGGACTGGGCCATAGAAACGCACGAACGCATTCTTAAAGCGTTGCAGGAGAGGGACCCGGATGCCGCCTTCCGGGAAATGCACGATCATATTGCCTATGTGGAGCAGCTGGCCCTGAAAGAATTGGGCCATTAG
- a CDS encoding efflux RND transporter periplasmic adaptor subunit, with protein sequence MNIPFSKKLLILPAIGIGIVIFIILARTAREPERTEYSERAAAVRVMPVQRLAVVPRVIGYGYIQAGQEWQAVTEVAGQIVEMHPNLKKGALLSKDTVLVRIDPAKRLTAREQSTADVNSLLAQLRELEQTELDTRRSFEVENKSLELYRKDFERMSKLMESGTISRSEMDATERQLLTQENKVQSYRATLNNLPSQRQSLLANITASRSRLQEAEIDLSKTVITAPFDSRITEVTIERGQAVSQGQTIVRADSIGLSEAVAQMPLYMFRHVVPRGGNPIAQDGKLSAEAFQRFMRLSAKVRIDLGSDRVTWTGHVTRMNDSVDAATRTIAIYVAVEDSYIKAEPGKRPPLLPNMFCEVELQGEPLEPSVTIPRSALHGNVVYVMTAENRLQRRTVETDFAQGNFVVVRSGLEEGETIILSDIIPAAEGMLLSPTEDREATAAMTREALGEGSVR encoded by the coding sequence ATGAACATACCCTTCTCAAAGAAACTGCTCATTCTTCCGGCCATCGGCATAGGCATTGTCATCTTCATAATTCTGGCCCGCACGGCGCGGGAACCGGAGCGGACAGAGTATTCCGAGCGCGCAGCCGCTGTACGGGTCATGCCCGTGCAGCGGCTTGCCGTTGTGCCCCGGGTCATCGGCTACGGCTATATCCAGGCCGGGCAGGAGTGGCAGGCGGTCACAGAGGTCGCGGGGCAGATAGTGGAAATGCACCCCAACCTCAAAAAAGGCGCTCTGCTTTCCAAAGACACGGTTCTGGTGCGCATAGACCCGGCCAAGCGGCTCACCGCCCGCGAACAATCCACGGCAGACGTGAACAGCCTCCTGGCCCAACTCCGGGAACTGGAGCAGACAGAACTGGATACCCGCCGCTCCTTTGAGGTGGAAAACAAGTCGCTGGAACTCTACCGCAAAGATTTTGAACGCATGAGCAAGCTCATGGAATCCGGCACCATCTCCCGCTCGGAAATGGACGCCACGGAACGGCAGCTGCTGACGCAGGAAAACAAGGTGCAGAGTTACAGGGCCACGCTGAACAACCTGCCTTCCCAGCGGCAGTCCCTGCTGGCAAATATCACCGCCAGCCGCAGCCGCCTGCAGGAAGCGGAGATAGACCTCTCCAAAACCGTCATCACCGCCCCCTTCGACAGCCGCATAACGGAGGTCACCATAGAGCGCGGGCAGGCCGTCTCGCAGGGGCAGACCATCGTAAGGGCAGACTCCATAGGCCTTTCCGAGGCAGTGGCCCAGATGCCGCTGTACATGTTCCGCCATGTGGTGCCGCGCGGCGGCAATCCCATAGCGCAGGACGGCAAACTGAGTGCCGAGGCGTTCCAGCGGTTCATGCGGCTCAGCGCCAAGGTCCGCATAGACCTTGGCAGCGACAGGGTTACATGGACGGGCCACGTCACGCGCATGAACGATTCTGTCGATGCCGCCACCCGCACCATAGCCATCTATGTGGCGGTGGAAGATTCCTACATCAAGGCCGAACCGGGCAAACGCCCGCCCCTGCTGCCCAACATGTTCTGCGAGGTGGAACTGCAGGGCGAACCGCTGGAGCCCTCCGTCACCATTCCCCGCTCCGCCCTGCACGGCAACGTGGTCTACGTGATGACGGCAGAAAACCGCCTGCAACGCCGCACGGTGGAAACAGATTTCGCGCAGGGCAACTTTGTGGTGGTGCGTTCCGGGCTTGAGGAGGGCGAAACCATCATCCTGTCCGACATCATTCCCGCTGCGGAAGGCATGCTGCTCTCCCCCACAGAAGACCGGGAAGCCACTGCCGCCATGACCCGCGAAGCGCTGGGCGAGGGGAGCGTCCGATGA